From Thiomicrospira sp. XS5, one genomic window encodes:
- a CDS encoding 5-(carboxyamino)imidazole ribonucleotide synthase yields the protein MTPITKKIGVLGAGQLGRMLAIAGYPLGQKFGFLGTSHDEPSALLGQMYTDEVESLKDLVKFSDVMTYESENTSVEMVREIARSIPVYPGEKSLYYSQHRGREKGLFDELSIPCAPYQVVDSLENLTQAVEEIGLPAVLKTTTEGYDGKGQFVLKEKSQIDQAWKAIGGRELILEGFIDFSRELSIVAVRNADNEHVYYPLVQNVHHDGILRYTIAPARQISETVQTQAEAYMKALLDKLDHVGVLTLELFETVDGLVANEMAPRVHNSGHWTIEGALTSQFENHVRAITGLPLGDTSPRQPVAAMINIIGETGPVDEVLKMPNAFLHLYDKAERAGRKLGHINLVADSEDALYEQIKQLSAFLPAEDKSES from the coding sequence ATGACGCCTATCACAAAAAAAATCGGTGTTTTGGGAGCCGGCCAATTGGGTCGTATGTTGGCGATTGCCGGCTATCCGCTGGGGCAGAAATTCGGTTTTCTGGGCACCAGTCATGACGAACCGTCTGCCTTGCTGGGGCAGATGTACACCGATGAAGTCGAGTCCTTGAAAGACCTGGTCAAGTTTTCCGATGTGATGACCTACGAAAGCGAGAACACCTCGGTGGAAATGGTGCGCGAAATCGCTCGCAGTATTCCGGTGTATCCGGGTGAAAAATCCTTGTATTATTCTCAGCATCGCGGTCGCGAAAAAGGCTTATTCGATGAACTGAGCATTCCGTGTGCGCCTTATCAAGTCGTCGATTCATTGGAAAACCTGACTCAGGCGGTGGAAGAAATCGGTTTGCCGGCCGTCCTGAAAACCACCACCGAAGGTTATGATGGCAAGGGGCAATTCGTCCTGAAAGAAAAATCGCAAATCGACCAGGCCTGGAAAGCCATCGGCGGCCGGGAATTGATTCTGGAAGGGTTTATCGATTTCAGTCGCGAGCTGTCGATTGTCGCGGTGCGCAACGCCGATAACGAGCACGTTTACTATCCGTTGGTGCAGAACGTTCATCATGACGGCATTCTGCGCTACACCATTGCGCCGGCACGGCAAATTTCCGAAACCGTCCAGACGCAGGCCGAAGCCTATATGAAAGCCTTACTGGATAAGCTGGACCATGTTGGCGTACTGACGTTGGAGCTGTTCGAAACGGTCGATGGCCTGGTCGCCAATGAAATGGCACCGCGTGTCCATAACTCCGGGCATTGGACCATTGAAGGCGCTTTGACCAGCCAGTTCGAAAACCATGTGCGAGCCATCACCGGGCTGCCGTTGGGCGATACGTCGCCGCGCCAACCGGTGGCGGCAATGATTAACATCATCGGCGAAACCGGTCCGGTGGACGAGGTGCTTAAAATGCCGAACGCCTTCCTGCATTTGTACGATAAGGCCGAAAGAGCGGGGCGCAAACTTGGGCACATCAATTTGGTCGCCGATTCGGAAGACGCGCTGTATGAACAGATCAAACAGTTGAGCGCGTTTTTGCCTGCCGAGGACAAGAGCGAATCTTAA
- the purE gene encoding 5-(carboxyamino)imidazole ribonucleotide mutase — translation MSTVKTENQTPLVGVIMGSKSDWPTMKNAVEMLEQFGVPYEVKVVSAHRTPDLMFEYAQTAEARGLQVIIAGAGGAAHLPGMVAAKTIVPVLGVPVQSRALSGEDSLLSIVQMPGGIPVGTLAIGDAGAKNAGILASQMVGTQLPAVREAVRAFREAQTQFVLDNPDPRD, via the coding sequence ATGTCGACCGTGAAAACTGAAAATCAAACACCGTTGGTCGGTGTCATTATGGGGTCCAAGTCGGACTGGCCCACCATGAAAAATGCCGTGGAGATGCTGGAGCAATTCGGCGTGCCTTATGAGGTCAAGGTGGTGTCCGCGCATCGAACGCCGGATTTGATGTTTGAATACGCCCAAACGGCTGAAGCCCGTGGCTTGCAAGTCATCATTGCCGGTGCCGGCGGTGCGGCGCATTTGCCGGGCATGGTCGCCGCCAAGACCATCGTGCCTGTTTTGGGCGTGCCGGTTCAATCCCGTGCCTTGAGCGGTGAAGATTCGCTGTTGTCCATCGTGCAGATGCCGGGCGGCATTCCGGTCGGTACCTTGGCCATCGGCGACGCCGGTGCCAAGAACGCCGGTATCCTGGCGTCGCAAATGGTCGGCACACAGCTTCCAGCCGTGCGTGAAGCCGTGCGCGCTTTCCGTGAAGCACAAACCCAGTTCGTGTTGGATAACCCCGATCCGCGCGACTGA
- a CDS encoding GGDEF domain-containing protein has translation MERVTLPDEKCSGLQHSSLGRELKDIFDHQRIQTHFQPIVGLKTRSVFAFEALTRGPDNSALYSPAHLFRLASDHGCLLEMDLMARRVSIKNFMKAVAQHQNQAKLFLNVSVSSLMNVDHRSGLTLDCLNYYGLNIHQVVIEITELQPVEDSGLFLNAIQHYRKMGFKVAIDDLGSGYNGLKLWSEVKPDFVKIDKHFIANIDKQADKYRFMETILTLAKSMGTKIIAEGVETEAELQILEKLGVDFVQGYLLKRPSPSTALTLDYKWNEVVQDVTNPKETVKLLCREAFTMPLSTTIDQMTDELLQRPGVDYVPIVEKGQVHGMVWRRELTELLASKFGRDLHGRKNIAKLMDPSPLVFDINTPLVEASREITENGSYDKGTFVLTEQGQFKGCGSFMELLRVITDLKIRSAQYANPLSGLPGNVPIQTMIQQYLDRQSPFVVIYVDVDNFKPYNDYYSFEEGDQVISAVARVLKESIGLQEAFIGHVGGDDFVVVMPDMQYEMVCQRILKGFQFASLNFYTQEDRHRGGIYAEDRAGEKVFFPMMSLSLGVLLVHPGVFDHTQKLSSYATRAKKGAKSQGGNTYYVVDSRQVGLMRA, from the coding sequence GTGGAAAGAGTGACTTTGCCGGACGAAAAATGTTCCGGCTTACAACATTCGTCATTGGGCCGGGAATTGAAAGATATTTTCGATCACCAGCGGATTCAAACGCATTTTCAGCCGATTGTGGGCCTGAAAACGCGTTCCGTGTTTGCGTTTGAAGCCTTAACGCGCGGCCCGGATAATTCCGCCTTGTATTCGCCCGCTCATCTGTTTCGTTTGGCATCGGATCACGGTTGCTTGTTGGAAATGGATTTGATGGCGCGCCGGGTGTCCATTAAAAACTTTATGAAAGCGGTGGCACAGCATCAGAACCAGGCTAAGCTGTTTCTGAATGTGTCGGTCAGCTCGTTGATGAATGTCGACCACCGTTCCGGCCTGACACTGGATTGCTTGAATTATTATGGTTTGAATATTCATCAGGTGGTGATTGAAATTACCGAATTGCAGCCGGTGGAGGACAGCGGCCTGTTTCTGAACGCCATTCAACATTACCGCAAGATGGGGTTCAAGGTCGCTATTGATGATTTAGGGTCCGGTTATAACGGCTTGAAGCTGTGGTCGGAGGTCAAACCCGATTTCGTAAAAATCGATAAACACTTTATTGCCAACATCGACAAGCAAGCCGACAAATATCGGTTTATGGAAACCATTCTGACTCTGGCGAAAAGCATGGGAACCAAGATCATTGCAGAAGGCGTGGAAACCGAAGCCGAATTGCAGATTTTGGAAAAACTGGGCGTGGATTTTGTGCAAGGGTATTTGTTGAAACGCCCGTCGCCGTCCACGGCCCTGACATTGGATTACAAGTGGAACGAAGTCGTTCAGGATGTGACTAATCCGAAAGAAACGGTGAAGTTGTTGTGTCGGGAAGCGTTCACCATGCCTTTGAGCACGACGATTGATCAGATGACGGACGAGTTGTTACAGCGCCCGGGAGTGGATTATGTGCCGATTGTCGAGAAGGGGCAAGTGCATGGCATGGTGTGGCGGCGCGAATTGACCGAGCTGCTGGCCAGTAAATTTGGGCGCGATTTGCACGGCCGCAAAAACATCGCTAAATTGATGGACCCGTCGCCGCTGGTGTTCGATATCAATACGCCATTGGTGGAAGCGAGTCGGGAAATCACCGAAAACGGTTCTTACGACAAGGGAACCTTTGTGCTGACGGAACAAGGCCAATTTAAAGGGTGCGGGTCTTTTATGGAACTCTTGCGCGTCATCACCGATTTGAAAATCCGCAGTGCGCAATATGCCAATCCATTATCCGGTTTGCCCGGCAATGTGCCGATTCAAACAATGATTCAGCAATACCTTGATCGCCAATCGCCGTTTGTGGTGATTTACGTCGATGTCGATAACTTCAAACCTTATAACGACTATTACAGTTTTGAAGAAGGGGATCAGGTCATCAGTGCGGTGGCGCGGGTGCTCAAAGAATCCATCGGCCTGCAGGAGGCGTTTATCGGTCATGTCGGCGGGGATGACTTTGTGGTGGTGATGCCGGATATGCAATATGAAATGGTGTGTCAACGCATTTTGAAAGGTTTCCAGTTCGCCAGTTTGAATTTTTATACTCAGGAAGATCGTCATCGCGGCGGCATCTATGCCGAAGACCGCGCCGGTGAAAAAGTCTTCTTTCCGATGATGTCGTTATCGTTGGGGGTGTTGTTGGTGCATCCCGGTGTGTTCGATCACACTCAGAAACTGTCGTCTTACGCCACGCGCGCCAAAAAAGGCGCCAAATCCCAAGGCGGCAACACCTATTATGTGGTGGACTCCCGTCAAGTCGGGCTGATGCGCGCCTAA
- the metK gene encoding methionine adenosyltransferase has product MTTTVFTSESVSEGHPDKIADQISDAMLDAILKQDPKARVACETFVKTGMVMLGGEITTEAWVDQEELVRKVVNDIGYNHGDLGFDGSTCAVLSSIGKQSPEIAQGVDESDDHEQGAGDQGLMFGYASNETEVLMPAPIFYAHRLMEKQADCRKSGQLNWLRPDAKSQVTLRYENGQPVAIDAVVLSTQHSPDIDNKHLHEAVMEEIIKPVLPAEWLHADTQYHINPTGRFVIGGPVGDAGLTGRKIIVDTYGGMARHGGGAFSGKDPSKVDRSAAYAGRYVAKNIVAAGLADKCEIQVSYAIGVAEPTSISIDTFGTERIPVSRIEQLVREHFDLRPKGLIAMLDLYRPIYRQTASYGHFGRELPDFTWEKTDKAEALKADAGL; this is encoded by the coding sequence ATGACCACCACTGTATTTACGTCTGAATCCGTTTCCGAAGGCCATCCAGACAAAATCGCCGACCAAATTTCAGATGCCATGCTGGACGCCATCCTAAAACAGGACCCGAAAGCACGCGTCGCCTGCGAAACCTTTGTCAAAACCGGCATGGTCATGCTGGGCGGGGAAATCACCACCGAAGCCTGGGTCGACCAGGAAGAACTCGTACGAAAAGTCGTGAATGACATCGGCTACAACCACGGCGACCTGGGCTTTGACGGCAGCACCTGCGCGGTACTGAGTTCCATCGGTAAACAATCCCCGGAAATCGCCCAAGGCGTGGACGAATCCGACGACCACGAACAAGGTGCGGGCGATCAGGGCTTAATGTTCGGTTACGCCTCCAACGAAACCGAGGTATTGATGCCGGCGCCGATTTTTTATGCTCACCGCTTGATGGAAAAACAAGCCGACTGCCGCAAATCCGGCCAATTGAACTGGCTGAGACCGGACGCCAAAAGCCAAGTAACCTTGCGCTATGAAAACGGCCAACCGGTCGCCATTGATGCCGTGGTATTGTCCACCCAGCATTCGCCGGACATCGACAACAAACACCTGCACGAAGCGGTCATGGAAGAAATCATCAAGCCGGTGCTCCCGGCCGAATGGCTCCATGCCGATACTCAATACCACATCAACCCGACCGGGCGTTTCGTCATCGGTGGACCGGTGGGCGATGCCGGTTTGACCGGCCGTAAAATCATTGTCGACACCTACGGCGGCATGGCCCGTCACGGCGGCGGAGCCTTCTCGGGCAAAGACCCATCCAAAGTGGACCGCTCCGCGGCCTATGCCGGTCGTTATGTGGCGAAAAACATCGTCGCGGCCGGTTTGGCAGACAAATGCGAGATTCAGGTCTCTTACGCCATCGGCGTCGCGGAACCGACCTCCATCAGCATCGACACCTTCGGCACCGAACGCATTCCGGTCAGCCGCATCGAACAACTGGTGCGCGAACATTTCGATTTGCGTCCGAAAGGCCTGATCGCGATGCTCGACCTGTATCGTCCGATTTATCGCCAGACGGCGTCCTACGGCCATTTCGGCCGCGAATTGCCGGACTTTACTTGGGAAAAGACCGACAAAGCCGAGGCCCTGAAAGCCGACGCCGGACTCTAA
- the metF gene encoding methylenetetrahydrofolate reductase [NAD(P)H], producing the protein MQSQQQYEQKISLEFFPPRTEKGMEKLKTVIQELTPIQPEYMSVTYGAGGTTQSRTIDTVRYIQTETDNEAAPHLTCIGASEESVLELLDTYEAMGIKRIVALRGDLPSGMMDPGEFKYASDLIAFIRRERGDTFKLEVAAYPETHPQARNCNIGIKWFKHKVEQGADSAITQYFYNVDSYLYFIDNCERSGIDLPIVPGIMPITNYENLVRFSEGCGAEVPRWLKCRLESFEDDQESLLAFGEDVVTELSQRLLDAGAPGLHFYSMNQSKPVLNIVKQLTFKDR; encoded by the coding sequence ATGCAGTCACAACAACAATATGAACAAAAAATCAGCTTGGAATTCTTCCCGCCCCGCACCGAAAAAGGCATGGAAAAGCTGAAAACCGTTATTCAGGAACTCACGCCGATTCAACCGGAATACATGTCCGTGACCTACGGCGCCGGTGGCACCACCCAAAGCCGGACCATCGATACGGTGCGTTACATCCAAACCGAAACCGATAACGAAGCAGCGCCGCACTTGACCTGCATCGGCGCGTCCGAGGAAAGTGTTCTGGAACTGCTCGACACTTACGAAGCCATGGGCATCAAACGCATCGTCGCCCTACGCGGCGACTTGCCGTCCGGCATGATGGACCCAGGCGAATTCAAATACGCCAGTGATCTCATCGCCTTCATCCGACGCGAGCGTGGCGACACCTTCAAGCTGGAAGTGGCCGCCTACCCGGAAACCCATCCACAGGCACGTAACTGCAATATCGGCATCAAATGGTTCAAACACAAGGTGGAACAAGGCGCCGACTCCGCCATCACCCAATATTTTTACAATGTTGACAGCTACCTGTACTTCATCGACAACTGCGAACGCTCCGGCATCGACCTACCAATTGTGCCGGGCATCATGCCGATCACCAACTATGAAAACCTGGTGCGCTTCTCCGAAGGCTGCGGCGCGGAAGTGCCCCGCTGGTTGAAATGCCGCTTGGAAAGCTTTGAAGACGACCAGGAAAGTTTGCTGGCATTCGGAGAAGACGTGGTCACGGAACTGTCACAACGTTTGCTGGACGCCGGTGCCCCCGGTCTGCACTTTTACAGCATGAACCAATCCAAACCTGTATTGAACATCGTCAAGCAACTGACGTTTAAAGACCGTTGA
- a CDS encoding 16S rRNA (uracil(1498)-N(3))-methyltransferase has product MRIPRFYLPAELTAGQTLSLDKDQAHYALTVLRLKHDRPVEVFDGRGTCAQATLMHTSRRTADVVIESTASPVTESPLETVLLQGISKGDRMDYSIQKAVELGVTRIQPLFTERCDVKLSGDKLNKKRRQWQDIAINACEQSNRNVVPEIAQPETYQAWLKAANTPRGLVLSPTAEHSLTTLNPSLAESPIHLLIGPEGGLTDDEVDQAVAAGLTAIQLGPRILRTETAAPVILAALQALWGDFAVALA; this is encoded by the coding sequence ATGAGAATTCCGCGTTTCTACCTGCCCGCCGAACTGACCGCCGGGCAAACCCTGTCTTTAGACAAGGATCAGGCGCATTACGCCCTGACGGTGTTGCGCTTGAAACATGACCGACCGGTCGAAGTCTTTGACGGGCGCGGTACCTGTGCCCAAGCCACGCTGATGCACACCAGTCGCCGCACCGCCGACGTGGTCATCGAAAGTACGGCCTCGCCGGTGACCGAATCGCCGTTGGAAACGGTTTTATTGCAAGGCATCTCCAAGGGCGACCGCATGGATTACAGCATCCAGAAAGCGGTGGAACTCGGCGTGACCCGCATTCAACCCTTGTTCACCGAACGGTGTGATGTGAAGCTGAGCGGCGACAAACTGAACAAGAAACGTCGTCAATGGCAAGACATCGCCATCAACGCCTGTGAGCAATCCAACCGCAATGTGGTGCCGGAGATTGCCCAACCCGAAACCTACCAGGCCTGGCTGAAAGCCGCGAACACCCCGAGGGGCCTAGTGCTCAGTCCCACGGCGGAACACTCGCTGACCACGTTGAACCCGAGTTTGGCGGAAAGCCCCATTCACTTGCTTATCGGGCCGGAAGGCGGCTTGACGGACGATGAAGTCGACCAAGCCGTGGCCGCGGGCTTGACGGCCATCCAACTTGGGCCGCGCATTTTGCGCACCGAAACCGCCGCCCCGGTGATTTTGGCGGCCTTGCAGGCCCTATGGGGCGATTTCGCCGTTGCCCTCGCGTGA
- the gshA gene encoding glutamate--cysteine ligase — MPLSTNQVPHLQTALTGPLLELEEHLLNHQADIECWFRKQFKETPAPFYASVDLRNAGYKLAPVDTNLFPAGFNNLHPDLRPLAIQAAQSAVTQACPIADGVLLIPENHTRNQFYLENLAVLQEILIAAGYEVHIGSLNPEITERTEIELPSGKTLVLRPLEKQDDRVGVDDFFPCAVLLNNDLSSGRPEILENIDQTLLPPLDLGWADRFKTEHFDHYKNVSNEFSKMVDIDPWLINPMSMQCGPVDFKEREGLECLAGAVNTVLQETQRYYDQHDIACKPFAIVKSDSGTYGMAIMSVNTPDDILSLNRKQRNKMSSAKEGLVAKQMLVQEGVYTHETIDDAVAEPVVYMIHNQVVGGFYRVHTGKTATDNLNSPGMHFESLSFATSCVMPDQTQAPDASPNRFYAYGVVARLALLAAAREIADAKREAADVKAAS; from the coding sequence ATGCCATTATCAACCAATCAAGTCCCCCACCTGCAAACGGCCCTCACCGGTCCCCTTCTGGAACTGGAAGAACATTTGCTTAATCACCAGGCGGACATCGAATGCTGGTTCCGAAAACAATTTAAAGAAACACCCGCGCCTTTCTATGCGTCGGTGGATTTGCGCAACGCCGGTTATAAACTGGCGCCGGTTGATACCAATCTGTTCCCGGCCGGTTTCAACAACCTGCACCCGGACTTACGCCCTTTGGCGATTCAAGCCGCGCAAAGCGCCGTCACCCAAGCCTGTCCGATTGCCGACGGCGTTCTGCTGATTCCGGAAAACCATACCCGAAACCAGTTTTATCTGGAGAACCTTGCCGTCTTGCAGGAAATCCTGATTGCCGCCGGCTACGAAGTGCACATCGGCAGCCTGAACCCGGAAATCACCGAGCGCACCGAAATCGAACTGCCGTCCGGCAAAACGCTGGTGCTCCGCCCACTGGAAAAACAAGACGATCGCGTTGGGGTTGACGACTTCTTCCCATGCGCCGTGCTGTTGAACAACGATTTGTCCAGCGGCCGCCCGGAGATTCTGGAAAACATCGATCAAACCTTACTGCCGCCGCTGGACTTGGGCTGGGCCGACCGCTTTAAAACCGAACATTTCGACCACTACAAAAACGTTTCCAACGAGTTTTCGAAAATGGTCGACATCGACCCTTGGTTGATCAACCCCATGTCGATGCAATGCGGTCCGGTGGACTTTAAGGAACGTGAAGGATTGGAATGTCTGGCCGGCGCGGTCAATACCGTATTGCAGGAAACCCAGCGTTATTATGACCAGCACGACATCGCCTGTAAGCCATTCGCCATCGTCAAATCCGACAGCGGCACCTACGGCATGGCCATCATGTCAGTGAATACACCCGACGACATTCTGAGTTTGAACCGTAAGCAACGCAATAAAATGTCTTCCGCCAAAGAAGGCCTCGTCGCCAAACAAATGCTGGTGCAGGAAGGCGTTTACACCCACGAAACCATCGATGATGCCGTAGCGGAACCCGTTGTCTATATGATTCACAATCAGGTGGTCGGTGGTTTTTACCGCGTACACACCGGTAAAACGGCCACGGATAACTTAAATTCGCCGGGCATGCATTTCGAATCCCTGTCGTTTGCGACGTCCTGCGTGATGCCGGATCAAACCCAGGCCCCGGATGCCAGCCCGAACCGCTTCTATGCTTACGGCGTAGTGGCCCGCCTGGCCTTGCTGGCCGCGGCACGTGAAATCGCCGATGCCAAACGCGAAGCCGCCGATGTAAAGGCCGCGTCATGA
- the gshB gene encoding glutathione synthase, whose translation MSLLNVGIVMDPIADIKPYKDSSFAMLLEAQRRGHQLHYMEPTDLFLKNGRPFAETTELKVWDRAKSDTTSQFYGFGASHETDLSELDIILIRQDPPFNNDYLYATHMLELAEALGVLVVNKPQSLRDANEKLFASWFPQCIPPTLVAADAARLKQFVQDHQDVILKPLDAMGGASIFRVTAQDPNINVIIETMTDHGRHHIMAQIYLPEIKQGDKRILLVNGKPMPYALARIPAEGETRGNIAAGGQGVGVALTERDEWLCEQIAPTLRRKGLHFVGLDVIGDYITEINVTSPTCIRELDEQYGLNIAGELFDHLESLMPPA comes from the coding sequence ATGAGTTTATTGAATGTCGGCATTGTGATGGACCCGATTGCGGACATCAAGCCTTATAAAGACAGCTCCTTCGCCATGTTGCTGGAAGCCCAGCGACGCGGCCACCAACTGCACTATATGGAACCGACCGATCTGTTTTTAAAGAACGGTCGGCCCTTTGCCGAGACCACCGAACTGAAAGTCTGGGACCGAGCCAAAAGCGATACCACCTCGCAGTTTTATGGTTTCGGCGCCAGCCATGAAACCGATTTGAGCGAATTGGATATTATTCTGATTCGACAGGATCCGCCATTCAATAACGACTATCTGTACGCCACCCACATGCTGGAACTGGCCGAAGCACTGGGCGTGCTGGTGGTCAACAAACCGCAATCCCTGCGTGACGCCAATGAAAAACTGTTCGCCAGTTGGTTTCCGCAGTGCATTCCGCCGACACTGGTCGCCGCCGATGCCGCACGCTTGAAGCAATTCGTCCAAGACCACCAGGATGTCATCTTGAAGCCTTTGGATGCGATGGGCGGCGCGTCGATTTTCCGGGTCACCGCACAAGACCCGAACATCAACGTCATTATCGAAACCATGACCGACCACGGGCGTCATCACATTATGGCGCAAATTTATCTGCCGGAAATCAAACAGGGTGACAAACGCATTCTGCTGGTGAACGGTAAGCCGATGCCGTATGCACTGGCGCGCATTCCCGCCGAAGGGGAAACCCGTGGCAATATCGCCGCCGGCGGCCAAGGCGTGGGCGTAGCGTTAACGGAACGGGATGAATGGTTGTGTGAACAGATTGCGCCGACCTTGCGTCGCAAAGGGTTGCATTTCGTCGGATTGGACGTCATCGGCGATTACATCACCGAAATCAACGTGACCAGCCCGACTTGCATTCGGGAGTTGGACGAACAATACGGGTTGAACATCGCCGGTGAACTGTTTGACCACCTCGAAAGCTTAATGCCGCCGGCTTAA